The genomic region TTCCGTAGAGAAGGCGTAAACGACCGCAATGTACTACAATGCTACATAATGGGTGAAAGAGCAGATTACGTACTCCAACCAGATGTAGACGTAGAGGAAACAATTGTTAAAGAACTCGACGCTATTTTTGGTGGCACTACTGCTTCCGACAACTTCGTGAATTCTTTCTACATGGACTACAAGGCTAACCCATACATAAGAGGTATCTATACGTACAGAGCTGAAGGTGTAGAAGCTGGAACACCAAATGCAAGAGAGATATTGGCTGAACCAGTTGGTGACAAGCTTTTCTTCGGTGGCGAGGCAAGTAACAATGGCAACAACTCTACGATATTTGGAGCCATGGAAACGGGGTTACGCTGTGCACAAGAGATCCTTAAAGCAAAGGGAGAAAAAAAATAATCTTTTTGTAACCGAAAACTGAATTTAGCTGTTAAATTTGCAGCCTCTTAATTGAGATGGTCTGATAGCTCAGCTGGATAGAGCATCTGCCTTCTAAGCAGACGGTCCCAGGTTCGAATCCTGGTCAGATCACAGAATAGGACAAACTGGTTTCTTTACTAGTTTGTCCTTTTAGCTTTCCCTCGTATTCATATAAACAAAAAACCTATTGAATAATAATATTTATTCAATCATTATAAAGTAATTTTGATTGTATCATTATATGATTATGGAAGTTTTTCTAATCGAAAAAATTGAGGAGATTGCGTTTGCCAAAGTAAAATTGGACGAATCATTGTGGTCCTCCGGGGTATTGGATTCTATAACAATTGTAGAGCTAGCTGTAGAAATTGAAGCCGAATATAAAATTGACATTCCTTTTGAACAAATAAAAGAGGAGAATTTTGAGACCGTAAATCTGCTTATAAATTTTATTAATAAAAAGGTGGCAGCTACCAATGCTTAGACATATTACAATCTATCACCTTCTTCCATTATTTTTTGCTTGTGTTCTAATTTGTATTGGGTTTCCCATTATGGAACATTTTATAACAAACGAGGATGATGTCATTACGTACACGAACGTATTAATTGAAGGCAAGCAG from Flavobacteriales bacterium harbors:
- a CDS encoding acyl carrier protein, with amino-acid sequence MEVFLIEKIEEIAFAKVKLDESLWSSGVLDSITIVELAVEIEAEYKIDIPFEQIKEENFETVNLLINFINKKVAATNA